TAGCTCTAAACACAAATTTTTAACAGTTAAAACTATATAGGTTCTCTTAGGTTTGATAACCTGGCCTTTAAACACAGATATTCAGAAACGGTAACCTGGCTCTAAGTATAGATGTAACAGTATGTAATTACCCAGGATTTCCTGACTCTTCTCCCCCTATCAAATAACTCTATAAATTTGATAGTTTAAACATCCAAAACCCTCTCAGATAATCATCAAAGTctaacttaatgaccttggagatttcacaaattgtttttgatttttcatgtaaaacttcaagttttaaattaatgaacttgtttattttcagaaacatgttcagcatactcagattttgaaactcagctttcAGACATCGATTGTCGAAAATAAatagaaacaaaatctttttgaatttttcaaaatttatgctaaaacactccggaaatctttttgtgatttttcttgAATGAAATACAATAAAGAAAtgtttacagacaatatttttgtttgagttcgtgtcggaggatcatatcagtttatgacaaatcactagcatcGTTGAGttataaacactttaagttctaaacgattcacttagattgccagtacactgatccatttaaattgtcacacaaagttcaactatttcgagatacgagatttagtattttaagaacttaacttattcgtgtgtcccacctcaaaatatactcccgtatcaagattccctagattcagtcttacagatgaATATACTATATTGATATATGTACTATGGGTTAGTgtgagaccttgagagctcaggtatgaactaccgttgacccacctcagaatatacccccgtatcaagattccctagattcgGTCTTACAGATGAATATACTATATTGATATCTGTACTCTGGGTTAGTgtgagaccttgagagctcaggtatgagcTCAGGTATGACTTTGCGAGTTGTGGGTCGAAGCTTTGTGCCACTACACACCGGGGAGGCACTCGAACGGTCTTTTATGGAGGACAATCCGACAAACTTCCAAGCCTATACGGGTCATAACAACTGAACCGTCGACTCCCTCTTTTCTATTTTTAGGACTATCCTTCTTGATTGCGAAAGATTCGAGACGATCTACACCGCCGTGGAGCTCAAGGGTGGTGATCTCGGGGAGGACGACATCATTCAAGTGGCTCTCATCAACTTTAGGCACGTGCACTACCGTGAATTCAAGCTCCGTTCGGTGTGGGAAATCAttagattttttatttaaattaggtaTTTTTTAGTTTCGTATATTTAATTCTATTTAATGTTTCTAAAATTtatgtaatatatttttattttagtgttatGTATTTGTTTAATTACTAGTAATATATTTATAAGTTTTTAATACACtttatataaatttaattataaaataatacAAAAGGTGTGTAACACGTGTCAAAAAAAGCCACGTTTTCACGCTCCCGGCCACACCATCCGTTTAAACACCACGCCCCGTCTGACATGTTGTCCACATATCGCATAATAACCCATCTTGAAACCCCTCCACATTGTATGGTCTAATAAACAAACTATTTATTAATAAAACTTGGTCACATAAAAGAGACATATAATTCAACTACTCTAGCCAATTTAAATTCGTTTCTAGATAAGTTTtcccaaacataacataaatggATATAAAGTGTTTAAATATAAATAAGAGTAAACTTCTCTTTTGCTCtctgtggtttggtcgttttaacggttttgctccaatcctttaaaaatagccaatttactccctgatctataaAGTTTATCTCTATTTCACTCCCCGTCCCTAACGCCATccaaaatgtttgttaaaaacaAGGATAATTTGGCAATTTTACTTATAATGAGAAGGGTGTTTTAGTAACTTTACAAAAAAGAATTTAATTGTTTATAATTATAATCGTTAAAAAACATTCCTAACTTCATCACCCTCCTCTCACTCTTTGTATCTCTCTCTTTCTCCCGGTCATCACCAGCACCATCAGacaccactaccaccacctcATCACCACTATCAAACACCATCACCTCAAATCCAaccgtcaccaccaccacaactccAAATCCAGCCGTCATCACCTACCTCCTCCGCCGGCCGCACCGACACTGAAAAACCGGCAAAACCGGTTCAAGATTCTACCTCTGCCGACCGCACCGACACTGAAAAAACCGTCATAACCTACCTGTGATTAGGTTTATTCCAGATGGTTTTGGATCCGGGTCAGGTATCTTGCACCGCCGCTACAGGTGTTGGCAAATGCTTGtatttatctgttcttgatatAGAGTTTGGATAGACTGGTGCTTTATTTGGGGTGTTTTTGGATCCAGTTTAAGAGGATTAAACCAGTGCCTAAAGAAAGGTTGCCTAATCTTAAATCTAGGGATAATGGGGGGTTTTTCCTATGGTTATTGGTCAGATCCTATCCTATGTGTAATGAAAAAGAGGTATACTTTGTTCAGGTTTTGAAGTACCCTTTTGGtaattttgtttcatttggaTAAAAGATGAGGTTTTTTGTTTGAAGAAACTGTTAGATTTTCCAAATGTCCATTTGCAATTTTGTTTGATTTGGATAAAATAATGAGATTTTTTTGAACAAATTGTTGAATTTTCCAAATTTTGCACACCCAATATTACCGATAAATGGTTGCGATCAAAAGCAGATTGCAGTGAGTAAGATATGGTTTCTATGTCTCGTAGGCTCTCGCTTGATAGCTTTTTGGGCCTTTTCCTCATTGCTGGAGTATCGTTAACTTGTGCtcttatgatgatgatgaaaatgaaattaCAACAATCACCATTGCTGGAGTATCGTCAACTTGTGCtcttatgatgatgatgatgatgatagctTTTTGAGCCTTTTCCTCGTTGCTGGAGTATCGTCGCTTGACAGCTTTTTGGGCCTTTTTCTCATTTATCTCTTCATATTCTTGTACGGGAATAAAGACATGCTACTATCTGATGGTTCAATTAGCCAGAAGCTCTCTGCAATTGCAACAATCTTAAATCAGGAAAAATAGGAGGAATCAAAGCAAGTCCcgacagatgatgatgatgatgataataataatttGTTAGTAATTGAAGATAATATGAACAATCCTCAACCAACTCGAGAAAACCATCAGGTGTAGGATGATGACGATGAAAGGGAAATTACTTCGGGTCATTATGTTGTATAAGAAAGCAAACATTAATTGATATAGAAagataatatataaataaatctttattttaatatcaatAAAAAACTTAAAAATGGATTTTagaaattaataataaataattaaaatactTACATGTAAAATTACCAACATACCTTTATTTCTAATATACATTTTAGACAATGTTAAAAGGAGAGAACAAAATGATGATAAGTTAGAAAGATCGAGTAAAATCACTATTTCTAtaatataaattagcaacattTTGTTGCTATATGTTGTTGTACAACATGCATAGGGAgtatttcacaaaaaaaaaaaaaaaaattgatttctcaattttaactcttttgatttttttacttttaacacaaagtttttgatcttttacaatttaatcacaacacttttttttttattttcaactttggtccctcgtACGTTTAATCTttcgcaacgtgcgtgtgtggttcgaCGTTTTTTCGTCTTATTTTTCCAATTTGATAGGCCCGTCGCAACGCGTGTATTTTTCTCCATTTGACCGGTTCGTCGCAACGcacgggtcctagatcgacttagttattattttctacgttttatgtttcggtctaatttcttcaCATTAACACGCTACAACGGGTGTGCGTGGCTCAACGATTTTACGTAAGCTTTTCATTCGGTGttaatttttcctttttttatttattttatttttacaaagtTTTACGATGTTGGTGGTCGCTGGCAGTGGTGTTGCATTAGTGCTAcatggcacggttttacgaacatTTTTAACTTATTAAgtttttttactaataatttgttACGAGTTTACCATtgtacttcctttacttaaaaactaattTTGCGtacatatttatatttatatgtacGTGTCGGTATGTCAGATTTGCTCTACGTTTCGATGTAAACTTTTTCTAGAAAACGAGTCATGTCAAATACAATAGGTCtttgtttaaaaaaacatttttatgtgCATATTTTATGCACATTTCGCTATAAATTTGAGTTGATGTACGTTTCGACAAAAACTTATTTGCGAAACGAGTCAAGTCAAACATAATATGtttacgtgtttattttatgaatatttcgtaaattttgtttcgaatcgagtggagtcaaattatggtttcttttttttccatttttctcAAAAGCTCCGGTTAATCCCTTATGGTTAAACGTGATAGCTTTTCCAATATACCCATCACGTTTTCTATGTATAAGTCGGGATACATATGATATGTTATGATTGTACAGTATAATTCGATTTACTTTGTGTTTTGATCCAGTCACATTGCTTATGCTGGTTACATTGACTTCAATCAGATACGTCGAAACACGCATTTTCATATaattaacgcatcacataacgtttagactaatccattcgatgtttACAATGTACCCGTACCGCAGCGCGCGAGTAGTttttaaagaattagaacaaaatcattaaaaccaTTGAGCATGAAAACCGAAATTTACTCTATAAATAAATATCAAAACGACGGCCGATATAATAATGGAAGTATTTCCTGAgagtttgtttctataaataaatggcgACTCCTCCGCCCTTTTCTTCCCTCCACTCGCGGACTACACCCTTCCGCCGCCTGATCGATATGCATTCTTATACAGAATACGATTGTATCTATTAATCAGAATTATTGGATTTCACTCTGTAAGTGTTGTTATTTGATTGATTTTTGTGGTGTTTTAGGGTTTTATAATTTGGGAGCTGTAATCGTTATGAAACCATGAATGCCATATGCTCGAATTAAGGTGTACTTATTATGTTCAATTGTCCAGGGCTAAGAAGaatttgtaatttttattttgatcTGTGTCATCTTATTTCATGATTTGTAGTTTAATTATCATGGATGGGATAGGTATTAGTTACTCACTCAGGTTCTTTTCCGTCTAATGAATCTTGGTTACTCTTTAGTTTTCCAATTTTACTTGAATTAACAATTATGAAACTTCATTATATTTTAGTGGATTTTTCTTTTCTTCACTGTTACCTTATGCTTCAAGTTAAGTGGAACGtcgtttgtttattaatattCGCCATTAGCCGCCAacaatcccaactttaaaaataaccgcCGGCAGTTCCAACTATTAATATATCGACCTCCACTGGACCCTGACTGACAGAACTCTAACGACGATGTTTTTGGCCGGAAAAAGTttcctaaaggtccgatctaatgttataaagaggtttgggacgaaaatgttgagttttccggcaaaaaaaatgagttttccggcaacctcaataattggggcttttactagaaaaTGGTTCCTAAAGGTctgtaataaggttacaaagtgGTTTGGAACGAAAAgattgagttttccggccaaaaaagAGTTTTCTAGGCAAAAACGTTTTTCTCGCGAACGGAGACTAACggtgttagggttctgttagtcagggtccattggaagCCAATATGTGAATAGTTAGGACTACAGGTGGTTATTTTTGAACTTGGGACTGTTAGTAGCCCATGACGAacagttgggattattaaaatccaatagtCCTTAAATATATATGTACATAGGATCGGTACACCTGAGAAAATATTGGTTGTTTTTCAATCAGGTGGGATTTGGATTATTATGGATTCAAGGTTTCATCATTCTGGCTCTACACCATCAGAGGAATCAGCATTGGATTTGGAAAGAATATGCTGCAATCATGCTACTCTGACATCACCAAGTCGACCTGTGCAATCCTTTATCACAACATCGGCCGGTCAACTGTCCGAGAGTAATGCTGCGTATTTCTCATGGCCTACTTCTAGCCGGTTAATCGATGATGCTGAGGACAGAGCTAATTATTTTGGGAATCTTTTAAAAGGAGTTTTGCCTGAAACTCTTAATCGACAGCCAACTGGACAACGAGCTACTACATTACTTGAACTCATGACAATCAGGGCTTTTCATAGCAAAATCTTGCGCAGGTGCAGTCTCGGGACTGCAATTGGGTTCCGAATTAGACGCGGGGTACTAACCGATATACCTGCCATTCTTGTGTTTGTGGCACGCAAGGTTCATAGACAGTGGCTCACTCACATTCAGTGTCTGCCATCTGCTCTTGAGGTTGTTTATATCTATTTTTGTTTTtggatttatattgtttttgaattttaccATATAAATAAAGAGGTTGAACAGGGACCTGGAGGTGTGTGGTGTGATGTTGATGTGGTAGAGTTCTCTTATTATGGTGCACCTGCAGCAACTCCAAAGGAACAGTTGTATTCAGAGCTTGTTGATGACTTGCGTGGGAGTGGTCGTTGCATTGGTTCAGGCTCCCAGGTAATCTATCCATTACAAGTCATATATTCAAATGTTAAATACACCTTGACGATGTATTAATATGACGATGTATTAATATGACTCGTGGGTTCgagtcccacggatggcgccaatgttgaaacaatggttaacacaaAGGATAACCAAGGGGGTCGTTTcacttatggggttcaacctcttctcttgcTCGTATCGAAGGctcgagatctgcaaaacagtaaacaccgttagtctcgttaagaggggaaaaggaggttttccctcttaaccaggctccggcgtgagaataagtactgttccgagatgaataaaacagtgtgtgtatagagtgagtaaagagagccaagatccttaacctgaatgatgaagggttctatttatagccggagggtgaagaaggaggaagcagctgtgccagctgtgggtgcgcgccagctgtccgaccaaggggaatatcctcttggtctgttCTGTCAGGGACGGcatagtggtacacgtggcgtcccTGCATTCGACGGTGTTGGGCACCTCGTACTGGTCATGTCAGCCctgctccctggattgtcgcaggcCCGTGTGGCTTCCTGTGTATGGTGCCACGTATTGTCCTTGATGTTGGGCGAGGCATCTTTGATGCCAGCCGGGCCTTATCCGGTtgtcttctggaagcttctagaagATCCAGATGATgtggatgccttgtgtgcacgaaaagtggtgtggtccctgccatgtaggcagggaattgggaccatacctcttcagaaCATAACCCGAATCCTCTTATTTATAAGCCAACTGATAACTCGTTTTAGGAATGgttcatttttttttttcttttcctaaAGGATCGATCTCGAATCAAACATTAACTCAGTTTTCGTTTTTAAAGGTTGCAAACCAAGAAACATATGGAACCTTGGGTGCCATTGTTAAGAGCCGAACAGGAAACCACCAGGTGGGTTTCCTCACAAATAGGCATGTGGCAGTCAACTTGGATTATCCAAGTCAAAAAATGTTCCATCCTCTGCCACCTAGCCTCGGACCCGGGGTGTATCTAGGGGCTGTGGAGAGGGCCACATCATTCATCACCGATGAACGCTGGTATGGGATATTTGCTGGGACAAACCCAGGTAATAACATTAAATAAAAATCAGTATTATTATCTTTTTATTATTGTAACATTTTGTCCTGTAGAAACCTTTGTCAGAGCCGATGGGGCGTTCATTGCATTTGATGAAGACTTAAATATATCAAATGTGACCACATCTGTAAAAGGCATTGGGGAAATTGGTGATGTTAAAGTTATAGATTTGCAGTCTCCAATCAACAGTTTAATCGGAAAACAAGTGGCTAAAGTTGGTAGAAGTTCCGGGCTAACTACCGGGACAATAATGGCGTACGCCTTAGAATACAACGACGAAAAAGGAATATGTTTCTTTACAGATTTCTTGGTTGTTGGTGAAAACCAAGAAACATTTGATCTTGAAGGGGATAGTGGAAGTCTAATTCTTTTAACAGCGGATGAGAAACCGCGGCCCATTGGAATCATTTGGGGCGGTACCGCCAATCGTGGACGCTTAAAACTTAAAGTGGGCCAGCCACCAGAGAATTGGACTAGTGGAGTTGATCTTGGACGGCTTCTTGATCTTTTGGAACTTGATCTCATCACAACTAACCAAAGTTTACAAGGTATGTACAATATTGACTCTAATACAATCAAGTGATGagttattttttcataaaatttaaacaaaaataGCCATCTTAAATACATTTAGTATgaatttggttttgttttgtttggttcAAAGTTCAAACACCTAAAAACTAGGGTCCGTATCACGTCGATTGGGTGAACCAAACTGACCACGTATACTTATTCGTGTCAAAGTCGTCCACATTAACCCGGACGCCTCAAAAACACACGTCAACTTTTAAAACTTGATTGTGACATATTTATCTTTATGTACAGTTGCACTGCAAGATCAAAGAAATGCGTCTGCAGCAGGGATTGATTCTACTGTCGGAGAATCATCACCTCCAAAAGAAAAAACCGAAGAAGATCACGAGCCACTTGGAATAATAAATCTTGAGGAAGTCCCCAAAGGAGAGTTCATGCATGAAGAACATCAGTTTATAGAAAGCTTCTCGGTTAGATCTCCCGTTTTTCAAATTGGGAAATCTGAAGCATCGAATGCAGACAATCTTTCACCATTAAAACTCGAGGACCAAGAAATTTCTGTCAGTCTGCAATTGGGTGAACCACAACCCAAGAGACAAAAGCTATCCGGTTCTTCATCACCCGGCGAAAACATCGAATGAGTTTTTTTTACGGCAAATGTTTCTACCCGATGATTATTCGTATTTTGTTCTTGAATGTAATAGTTCATAAGAATGTATCTTGTGGAATGCACGAgttaaagtgtttaaaatatgTGCATTATCTTCTTTCCTTTTTGGTTTCGCTACTGCTACTAATACTAATACTGGTGATTTCGAAGGTTTGATGTAAGAAGTTGGTTATTTCTCTTCATATTTGGATTatgttttttcttgtttaaagGATTAAATCCTTTACCTTTCAAAGACGCATTCaagaaaaatcaaaattttcaggATTTTTTTTATCCAAGGTCAATTAATAACTGAAAACTTGGATTATGGATTATGAAAttatgaaacaaaatttcaaaattgGATCAATGCGTCCAAATGAATACACACACATCAAACATAGAAAGTGATCTGAGCCATTAATCACTGAAAATTATTGATTAAGATGAGTAGCGTGTTATAGAAACATAATAGAATGATTTAATGATTGGGAAaggcaaaataaaaaaaaaaaatcgtcaTTGTTAAAACTTTTTATCTAATTCCACCGTATGTTATAgtaaatattttatatattaaaaaacacgGTTTTAAATAGATGTATTGTGCGTATAACATTCcgtgtttatgtatatatattttttttttgaacggcaaaaacTTCTATATAAAATATAGAAAACGGGCCAGTAAGAAACTGGGATCCAAGATTACAAAATTACATTACGAATGTTAAAATCAATCTACCTTTCCCACTCACGATTACAAAAATTTGATCTACCTgtaacaaaaagaaaaacattttctTTTATAGAATCGGCCGTTCGATTGAAATGAATTTGCCGctcgttgaaagttttttcattTCGCGCTTTCCATATCTCCCACGCCGTAACTTGAATCACGACCCCTATTAATTTCTTCCAAGTCTTTGATCCATTCTTCCAAGTTTATGTATATATGGTTGTTATGTATAAAGCGCTCATAGAAATTATTTATATATGAAACGTGATATTGTGTGTAATTTGTACGTAATTATGGTGATGGACTACATTAACATATTTACCATCGCCTTAATACACATATCACATTTAGTTGATTTCTACACTTTATACAATAACCTCTCTTTTATTTCTTTTGTGTGTACACACAAcgttaatacaaaaccaattttaAGTATAAAAAAATAAGAAATGTATAATACACTTTATACAGCAATGAGACGAGAGTTAGAAAAGGAGATAAggagtaggatcaaatacaaactatATTTCGtatacaaactgtaag
The sequence above is drawn from the Helianthus annuus cultivar XRQ/B chromosome 12, HanXRQr2.0-SUNRISE, whole genome shotgun sequence genome and encodes:
- the LOC110895873 gene encoding protein NARROW LEAF 1: MDSRFHHSGSTPSEESALDLERICCNHATLTSPSRPVQSFITTSAGQLSESNAAYFSWPTSSRLIDDAEDRANYFGNLLKGVLPETLNRQPTGQRATTLLELMTIRAFHSKILRRCSLGTAIGFRIRRGVLTDIPAILVFVARKVHRQWLTHIQCLPSALEGPGGVWCDVDVVEFSYYGAPAATPKEQLYSELVDDLRGSGRCIGSGSQVANQETYGTLGAIVKSRTGNHQVGFLTNRHVAVNLDYPSQKMFHPLPPSLGPGVYLGAVERATSFITDERWYGIFAGTNPETFVRADGAFIAFDEDLNISNVTTSVKGIGEIGDVKVIDLQSPINSLIGKQVAKVGRSSGLTTGTIMAYALEYNDEKGICFFTDFLVVGENQETFDLEGDSGSLILLTADEKPRPIGIIWGGTANRGRLKLKVGQPPENWTSGVDLGRLLDLLELDLITTNQSLQVALQDQRNASAAGIDSTVGESSPPKEKTEEDHEPLGIINLEEVPKGEFMHEEHQFIESFSVRSPVFQIGKSEASNADNLSPLKLEDQEISVSLQLGEPQPKRQKLSGSSSPGENIE